The following are encoded together in the Hyalangium minutum genome:
- the gltS gene encoding sodium/glutamate symporter, giving the protein MQLNMIETVAFAGVVLYLGEGIRRLIPPLTRYNIPAPVVGGLLVAIVLTFARSEGYTLLTFDTALQSPLMIAFFASIGFAASLSLMRVGGPQVAIFLAASTVLAVVQNAVGVLLSYPLGVPPLFGVLAGSVTLAGGPATGLAFAPIFEQAGVTGASAIAIAAAMLGIIAGGLVGGPVATFLVRKNGLKSSAPPRSSAAPTDSQTGAEARSGADGHDFLRNVVLLLVTLWVGGWVSRGFKALDVTLPGYIGAMLVAALIRNVDDRTKLFRLSGQVIEELGGVALSLFIVMALMTLELSKLASVALPILVLVGVQVALTVAVSVWPMFRLMGKDYDSAVMGGGLCGFMLGTTANAVANMEAITRKYGPAPRAFLVVPMVGAFFIDFTNAIIINVFVNLFSGVS; this is encoded by the coding sequence ATGCAGCTGAACATGATCGAGACCGTTGCGTTCGCCGGGGTCGTTCTCTACCTGGGGGAGGGGATTCGACGGCTGATTCCGCCGCTCACCCGGTACAACATCCCCGCGCCAGTCGTCGGCGGGCTGCTCGTGGCCATCGTGCTGACCTTCGCCCGCAGCGAGGGCTACACGCTCCTCACGTTCGACACCGCGCTCCAGAGCCCGCTGATGATCGCCTTCTTCGCGAGCATCGGCTTTGCCGCCTCGCTCTCGCTGATGCGCGTGGGAGGGCCCCAGGTCGCCATCTTCCTCGCGGCGTCCACCGTGCTCGCGGTCGTCCAGAACGCCGTGGGCGTGCTCCTGTCCTATCCCCTGGGCGTTCCTCCGCTGTTCGGGGTGCTCGCCGGGTCCGTGACGCTGGCGGGAGGCCCGGCCACGGGGCTCGCCTTCGCGCCCATCTTCGAGCAGGCCGGCGTGACAGGGGCCTCCGCCATCGCCATTGCCGCCGCGATGCTGGGCATCATCGCTGGAGGGCTCGTGGGCGGCCCGGTGGCGACCTTCCTCGTCCGGAAGAATGGCCTGAAGTCCTCGGCGCCCCCTCGCTCCTCCGCGGCTCCCACTGACAGTCAGACAGGCGCGGAGGCTCGCAGCGGCGCCGATGGGCACGACTTCCTGCGGAACGTGGTGCTCCTGCTGGTCACCCTCTGGGTGGGCGGCTGGGTGAGCCGGGGCTTCAAGGCGCTCGATGTGACGCTCCCTGGCTATATCGGCGCGATGCTCGTCGCAGCCCTCATCCGCAATGTGGATGACCGGACCAAGCTGTTTCGTCTCTCGGGCCAGGTCATCGAGGAGCTGGGTGGCGTGGCGCTCTCGCTCTTCATCGTCATGGCCCTGATGACGCTGGAGCTGTCCAAGCTCGCCTCGGTCGCGCTGCCCATCCTGGTGCTCGTCGGCGTGCAGGTGGCCCTCACGGTGGCCGTCTCCGTGTGGCCCATGTTCCGCCTGATGGGCAAGGACTACGACTCGGCGGTCATGGGCGGAGGCCTGTGCGGCTTCATGCTCGGCACCACCGCGAACGCCGTGGCCAACATGGAGGCCATCACCCGGAAGTACGGCCCCGCCCCGCGCGCCTTCCTCGTCGTCCCCATGGTCGGCGCGTTCTTCATCGACTTCACCAACGCCATCATCATCAACGTCTTCGTCAACCTCTTCAGCGGAGTTTCATGA